One Chlamydiota bacterium genomic region harbors:
- a CDS encoding PAS domain S-box protein: protein MLRDSNNTRHQEEDLILFHELIDRSSDFLSIIDLHTGQYLYVNEAACMAIGYTRDEFRALSVADIDPSITRPWDEEKERERRVRKSVFIREGLIRRKDGTDFPVEVSSSIVSLPGGDYMVAMARDISERKHAEKLLRDSCNELDRRVKERTAELVNGIIYLTNPLHLLRIGEADS, encoded by the coding sequence ATGCTAAGGGATTCCAACAATACAAGGCATCAGGAAGAGGATTTAATCCTCTTTCATGAGCTTATCGACCGTTCGAGCGATTTCCTTTCGATCATTGATCTGCATACGGGCCAGTACCTCTATGTAAATGAGGCTGCCTGTATGGCAATAGGCTATACACGTGACGAGTTCCGTGCATTGTCCGTAGCCGATATCGACCCCTCCATTACACGTCCGTGGGACGAAGAGAAGGAGAGAGAAAGAAGGGTAAGGAAGAGCGTCTTCATTCGGGAGGGATTGATCAGGCGGAAAGACGGCACAGACTTCCCCGTCGAGGTAAGCTCCTCCATTGTAAGCCTGCCGGGGGGGGACTATATGGTAGCGATGGCGCGCGACATATCGGAGCGCAAACACGCCGAGAAGTTGCTTCGCGATTCGTGCAACGAACTCGATCGGAGAGTGAAGGAAAGAACCGCGGAATTAGTGAACGGAATTATATACTTGACTAACCCACTTCACCTTTTGCGCATAGGTGAGGCGGACTCTTGA